In Symmachiella dynata, the following are encoded in one genomic region:
- a CDS encoding CoA-binding protein, which translates to MSKPTVAVLGASADRNKYGNKAVRAYREQGYDVYPINPSVTEIEGLKAYSALDEVPVEMLDRISVYLPPTIGISLLQEIQDAGAEEVWLNPGSESPELLARAEELGLDVIQACSIVDIGARPSAF; encoded by the coding sequence ATGTCGAAACCGACTGTCGCCGTGCTCGGGGCCAGCGCCGATCGCAATAAATATGGCAACAAAGCGGTTCGGGCGTATCGGGAGCAAGGGTATGACGTTTATCCGATCAACCCCAGTGTGACGGAGATTGAAGGGCTCAAAGCGTATTCCGCGCTGGATGAAGTGCCTGTCGAGATGTTGGACCGCATTAGCGTCTATCTGCCGCCGACGATCGGGATTTCGCTGCTGCAGGAAATCCAGGATGCCGGGGCTGAGGAAGTCTGGCTGAATCCCGGCAGCGAAAGTCCGGAGTTATTGGCCCGTGCGGAGGAGTTGGGGTTAGACGTCATCCAAGCCTGCAGCATCGTAGACATCGGCGCGCGGCCCAGTGCGTTTTGA
- the recQ gene encoding DNA helicase RecQ: MDANTAAPEDVLKQYWGYDDFRPLQREAIDCVLAGRDSVVVLPTGGGKSLCFQIPAMCMPGMAVVVSPLISLMKDQVDALRSNGVPAACVNSSLSYQERIQVSEEIRSGQLKLLYAAPERLLMENTIEFLQESNVSFVAIDEAHCVSEWGHDFRPDYRQLRTLKRAFPNIGIHTYTATATEIVREDIAKQLDLHEPEVHIGSFDRPNLIYKIERRSGGIKQIQEVIDRHPGESGIVYCISRRKVDETTSELNELGYRALPYHAGMPDTQRKDNQDAFINERCDIIVATVAFGMGIDKSNVRYVIHSQLPKSLEAYQQESGRAGRDGLEAECCLFYSTGDFNTWSRLLNQSGDLKARDVSIDSLGMMLDFCTGVTCRHRAIVEHFGQKLAVDSCNACDVCMGDIELVDDALVIGQKILSCVIRLEQRFGGEYTAGVLKGSQERRLLDNGHDQLSTYGLLAEESQRTIRDWIEQLVSQGYLSRYGEFNQLQVSENGRQVLRGEVTPRLSKPLKKAKKSRSESKSKVAEESWEGVDRGLFDVLRTIRKAIAEEKEVPAYVVFGDAALRDMALRRPTTLEGFLDVRGVGEKKCKDYGEEFVGAISAYCREHDVTADVDVD, translated from the coding sequence ATGGATGCCAACACTGCCGCTCCTGAGGATGTCCTCAAGCAATACTGGGGCTACGACGACTTTCGCCCGCTACAGCGCGAGGCGATCGACTGTGTGCTTGCCGGGCGGGATTCGGTGGTTGTGTTGCCGACCGGCGGCGGAAAATCGCTCTGTTTTCAAATTCCCGCGATGTGCATGCCTGGTATGGCGGTCGTGGTTTCGCCGCTCATCTCGCTGATGAAGGACCAAGTCGACGCGCTGCGTTCCAACGGCGTCCCGGCTGCTTGCGTGAACAGTTCGCTCTCCTATCAGGAGCGTATTCAGGTCTCCGAAGAAATTCGCAGCGGGCAGTTGAAGCTGCTGTATGCGGCGCCGGAACGGTTGTTGATGGAAAACACGATCGAATTCCTGCAGGAGTCCAACGTCTCGTTCGTCGCCATCGACGAAGCGCATTGTGTGAGCGAATGGGGACACGACTTTCGGCCGGACTACCGTCAATTACGGACACTCAAACGGGCCTTTCCCAATATCGGCATCCATACCTATACCGCGACGGCGACCGAAATCGTCCGCGAGGATATTGCCAAACAACTCGATTTGCATGAGCCGGAGGTCCACATTGGATCGTTTGACCGCCCGAATCTGATTTATAAAATCGAACGCCGATCGGGCGGGATCAAACAGATTCAGGAAGTCATCGACCGGCATCCCGGCGAGTCGGGGATTGTGTATTGCATCAGCCGCCGCAAGGTGGATGAAACAACGTCGGAGCTCAACGAGTTGGGTTACCGCGCCTTGCCCTATCATGCAGGGATGCCCGATACGCAGCGAAAAGACAATCAGGATGCGTTCATCAACGAACGCTGCGACATCATCGTGGCGACGGTCGCCTTTGGTATGGGAATCGACAAGTCGAATGTCCGCTATGTGATTCATTCGCAACTTCCCAAATCGCTGGAAGCGTATCAACAGGAAAGTGGCCGCGCCGGGCGGGATGGCTTGGAGGCGGAGTGTTGTCTGTTTTATTCCACTGGCGATTTCAACACGTGGTCGCGGTTGCTCAATCAGTCGGGGGACCTCAAAGCGCGAGACGTGTCGATTGATTCGCTGGGGATGATGCTCGATTTCTGCACCGGTGTCACGTGTCGACACCGCGCAATCGTGGAACACTTTGGGCAAAAGCTAGCTGTGGATTCCTGCAATGCGTGCGACGTCTGTATGGGGGACATTGAACTGGTCGACGACGCGCTGGTCATCGGTCAAAAAATCCTCTCCTGTGTGATTCGCCTCGAACAACGTTTCGGCGGCGAATATACCGCGGGCGTGTTAAAAGGTTCGCAGGAGCGTCGCTTGCTCGACAACGGGCACGATCAATTGAGCACCTATGGTTTACTCGCCGAGGAATCGCAGCGAACGATTCGTGACTGGATCGAGCAGTTGGTTTCGCAGGGGTATTTATCGCGTTACGGCGAATTCAACCAATTGCAGGTGAGTGAAAATGGGCGGCAAGTGTTGCGGGGCGAAGTGACCCCTCGATTGAGCAAGCCGCTCAAGAAGGCTAAAAAATCCAGGTCCGAATCCAAGTCCAAAGTCGCCGAGGAATCTTGGGAAGGCGTCGATCGCGGACTGTTCGATGTCCTGCGGACCATTCGCAAGGCGATCGCTGAAGAAAAAGAGGTCCCCGCCTACGTCGTCTTCGGTGACGCCGCCCTGCGCGACATGGCGCTGCGCCGCCCGACCACACTGGAAGGATTTCTAGACGTCCGCGGCGTCGGCGAAAAGAAGTGCAAGGACTACGGCGAGGAATTCGTCGGCGCGATCAGCGCGTATTGCCGAGAACACGATGTGACTGCGGATGTTGATGTGGATTAG